One part of the Pseudodesulfovibrio alkaliphilus genome encodes these proteins:
- the murA gene encoding UDP-N-acetylglucosamine 1-carboxyvinyltransferase, producing the protein MDKLVIQGGVPLQGAIRVSGSKNAALPILMACLLAEGQVNLSNVPRLADIRTSLKLLNILGCETTFAGNEATSRCVELKPEAPYDLVKTMRASVLCLGPLLARLGEARVALPGGCAIGARPVDLHLRGLERMGAVFEITEGYIKGSCKDGLIGAHITLDFPTVGGTENLLMAASLAKGRTTMENAAREPEVVDLANFLNACGARISGQGTSVLTIDGVSSLSGCDYRVMPDRIEAGTYMVAAAITNGELKIVDCPFPELDAVTYKLREMGVWLQEEEGHVLVRRAEGPLRNVDVTTLPHPGFPTDMQAQLMALMCFGQGAGTIEEKIFENRFMHVLELVRLGADVRLKGRTAMVHGVGKLTGAPVMASDLRASASLVLAGLAAQGTTTIERIYHLDRGYENIEAKLSGVGARIERVAG; encoded by the coding sequence ATGGATAAACTTGTCATTCAAGGCGGTGTTCCGCTCCAGGGCGCCATCCGGGTCAGCGGCTCCAAGAACGCGGCCCTGCCCATTCTCATGGCCTGCCTGCTGGCCGAGGGCCAAGTGAACTTAAGTAATGTGCCACGGCTCGCGGATATCCGCACCTCTCTCAAGCTCCTGAACATCCTGGGCTGCGAGACCACCTTTGCGGGCAACGAGGCCACCAGCCGCTGCGTGGAACTCAAGCCCGAAGCGCCCTACGATCTGGTCAAGACCATGCGGGCCTCGGTGCTCTGCCTGGGTCCGCTGCTGGCCCGGCTGGGCGAGGCCCGTGTGGCCCTGCCCGGCGGCTGCGCCATCGGGGCGCGCCCGGTGGACCTCCACCTGCGCGGCCTGGAGCGCATGGGCGCTGTCTTCGAGATCACGGAAGGCTATATCAAGGGTTCCTGCAAGGACGGCCTCATAGGGGCGCACATCACCCTCGACTTTCCCACCGTGGGCGGCACCGAAAATCTGCTCATGGCCGCCAGCCTCGCCAAGGGGCGCACCACCATGGAAAACGCCGCCCGCGAACCCGAGGTGGTCGATCTGGCCAATTTCCTCAACGCCTGCGGTGCCAGGATCAGCGGGCAGGGAACAAGCGTCCTGACCATCGACGGCGTTTCCTCGCTCTCGGGGTGCGACTATCGGGTCATGCCCGACCGCATCGAAGCGGGTACCTACATGGTGGCCGCCGCCATCACCAACGGCGAGCTGAAGATCGTCGACTGCCCCTTCCCGGAACTGGACGCCGTGACCTACAAGCTGCGCGAGATGGGTGTCTGGCTCCAGGAGGAGGAAGGGCATGTCCTGGTGCGCCGCGCCGAAGGTCCGCTCAGGAACGTGGATGTGACCACGCTCCCCCACCCCGGATTCCCCACTGACATGCAGGCCCAGCTCATGGCCCTGATGTGCTTTGGCCAGGGGGCAGGGACCATTGAGGAGAAGATCTTCGAAAACCGCTTCATGCACGTACTCGAACTTGTGCGCCTGGGGGCCGATGTCCGACTCAAGGGGCGAACGGCAATGGTCCACGGCGTGGGCAAGCTCACAGGCGCTCCGGTCATGGCATCGGACCTGCGAGCAAGCGCCTCCCTGGTCCTGGCGGGGCTGGCGGCCCAGGGAACCACGACCATCGAACGCATCTACCACCTCGACCGGGGCTACGAGAACATCGAGGCCAAGCTTTCCGGCGTCGGTGCCCGAATCGAACGGGTTGCCGGGTAG
- a CDS encoding sirohydrochlorin cobaltochelatase: MADDSLDAAPIRDNAPTNPGRASLGHDGHEHGERCGCHHEHGHDHHDHDHDHDHNHLRPPKYKPGILLAAFGVAIDEARRGYDLFEAEVRQRHPDMELAWAYTAHKVRRKLVSRGRECDSLAVALSRLHDRGVTHLAVQSVHTTPGVEYHWTREQALAYRHPRKGFPEVVVGGPLLSSDHDLERSCQALQGYIPAERSPDEAVVLVGHGTYHHGQQRYLDFEERVRRDDPLIRVGTLMGRPSCGDVIADLEAEGVKDVWLLPFMCVPGHHVHLDVFGSGASSWKSRMEHAGFTVRGHVTGTLEHAPFRAIWLDHLDEVCARIRALETA, from the coding sequence ATGGCTGACGACTCCCTTGATGCCGCCCCCATTCGGGATAATGCCCCGACGAATCCTGGACGTGCCTCCCTCGGGCACGATGGGCACGAACATGGCGAGCGATGCGGCTGCCATCATGAACATGGTCATGATCACCACGACCACGATCACGACCACGACCACAACCATCTTCGCCCGCCCAAGTACAAGCCGGGGATTCTGCTGGCGGCTTTTGGCGTGGCTATCGATGAGGCCCGGCGGGGCTACGACCTCTTTGAGGCCGAGGTCCGTCAGCGGCACCCGGACATGGAACTGGCCTGGGCCTATACGGCGCACAAGGTGCGCCGCAAGCTCGTCAGTCGGGGCAGGGAGTGCGATTCCCTGGCCGTGGCCCTCTCGCGTCTGCATGACCGTGGCGTAACCCATCTGGCCGTGCAGTCCGTGCATACCACGCCGGGAGTGGAGTATCACTGGACCCGCGAGCAGGCCCTGGCCTATCGCCATCCGCGCAAGGGGTTTCCCGAGGTTGTGGTGGGCGGCCCGCTCCTTTCCTCGGACCACGACCTGGAGCGATCCTGTCAGGCGTTGCAGGGCTACATTCCGGCCGAGCGCAGTCCCGACGAGGCCGTGGTCCTTGTGGGGCACGGCACATATCATCATGGTCAGCAGCGGTATCTGGATTTTGAGGAGCGAGTGCGGCGCGATGATCCCCTCATCCGCGTGGGCACCCTCATGGGACGCCCCTCCTGCGGGGATGTCATTGCGGACCTGGAGGCAGAAGGCGTCAAGGATGTCTGGCTGCTGCCCTTCATGTGCGTACCAGGGCATCATGTTCACCTTGATGTCTTCGGCAGCGGGGCCTCTTCGTGGAAAAGCCGGATGGAACATGCCGGGTTCACCGTGCGGGGGCATGTGACCGGGACGCTGGAGCACGCTCCTTTCCGCGCCATCTGGCTGGATCATCTGGACGAAGTTTGCGCCCGCATACGCGCACTGGAAACGGCATAG
- a CDS encoding energy-coupling factor ABC transporter ATP-binding protein, protein MTVPIVALEEASFAYPNQSGQALCQVEFALGPGDKIGVIGDNGSGKTSLLLALVGLRPLAAGRLIHGGREVRKPGQYHALRRDVGLVFQNCDDQLFSPTVIEDVAFGPLNVGLSLDKALAIARETLDVLHIGHLEGCLTHTLSGGQKRIVSLATALAMKPKALLLDEPTNDLDRKTRAMVQEFLLHSDLALVLVSHDHSLVRAVTTSVVCMEGGRVLSSQPTMAAL, encoded by the coding sequence TTGACCGTACCCATCGTCGCCCTGGAGGAGGCGTCTTTCGCCTACCCCAATCAAAGCGGTCAGGCGCTTTGTCAGGTGGAATTCGCCTTGGGTCCGGGGGATAAAATCGGCGTCATCGGCGACAACGGCAGCGGCAAGACATCACTGCTGCTGGCCCTTGTGGGTCTGAGGCCCCTGGCCGCAGGGAGGCTGATCCACGGCGGCCGCGAGGTGCGCAAGCCCGGACAATACCACGCCCTGCGGCGCGATGTGGGGCTGGTGTTCCAGAACTGCGATGATCAGCTTTTCTCTCCCACGGTCATTGAGGACGTGGCCTTCGGACCTCTGAATGTCGGCCTTTCCCTGGACAAAGCCCTGGCGATCGCCCGTGAGACTCTGGATGTCTTGCACATAGGGCATCTGGAAGGGTGTCTGACCCACACCCTTTCGGGGGGGCAGAAGCGCATCGTCTCCCTTGCCACTGCCCTGGCCATGAAACCCAAGGCCCTGCTGCTGGATGAGCCCACCAACGATCTGGACCGCAAGACACGGGCCATGGTCCAGGAATTCCTTCTACACAGCGACCTTGCCCTCGTACTGGTTTCGCACGACCATTCGCTGGTGCGGGCCGTGACCACCAGTGTCGTGTGCATGGAGGGAGGGCGGGTGTTGTCCAGTCAGCCGACCATGGCGGCGTTATAG
- the cbiM gene encoding cobalt transporter CbiM: MHISEGVLSPTVLMAGAALTAAGCWIGYRKLQYDKIVTASVLSATFFVGSLIHVPLGPSSVHLLLNGIAGVVLGWVAFPCILVALLLQAVLFQFGGLSVLGVNTVNVAAPAVLCFYLLRPLLAGGPGRAAVAGFLGGAGAVFGTALMTALSLALSDEGFLTTARLVVVGHLPVMIIEGVVTMFAVGFLARVRPELLAGFGRLQHGNAGGQSC, from the coding sequence ATGCACATATCCGAAGGGGTTCTGTCGCCAACCGTTCTGATGGCGGGAGCCGCGCTGACGGCAGCGGGCTGCTGGATCGGCTACCGCAAGCTGCAATATGACAAGATCGTGACCGCCTCGGTGCTGTCGGCCACCTTTTTCGTGGGGTCCCTGATCCATGTGCCGCTGGGGCCTTCCAGTGTGCATCTGCTGCTCAACGGCATCGCCGGAGTGGTGCTGGGCTGGGTGGCCTTTCCGTGCATCCTGGTGGCGCTTCTGCTCCAGGCGGTTCTGTTTCAGTTCGGAGGGCTTTCGGTCCTTGGGGTCAACACTGTCAATGTGGCCGCTCCGGCCGTGCTGTGCTTCTATCTTTTGCGGCCGCTCCTGGCCGGCGGGCCGGGCAGGGCTGCTGTGGCCGGGTTTCTCGGCGGAGCGGGCGCGGTCTTCGGCACCGCCCTGATGACCGCGCTTTCGCTTGCCCTCAGCGATGAAGGGTTCCTGACCACTGCCAGGCTCGTGGTCGTGGGCCATCTGCCGGTCATGATCATTGAAGGGGTCGTGACCATGTTTGCCGTGGGTTTTCTCGCCCGGGTCCGGCCGGAATTGCTCGCAGGATTCGGCCGTCTGCAACACGGCAATGCCGGAGGACAGTCATGTTGA
- a CDS encoding lysylphosphatidylglycerol synthase transmembrane domain-containing protein, producing the protein MTRFRHHRYWRPLAVVAKVGLPPVVLIWLAWTLTVDQRFSGLRFDWPMAVLAVALYIGALFSNAFRLSLVVRSLCGRLKVFEAWRICLQSAFYFVFVPLSAGFDVARFAKISALDSGLKRPSIIGALLIDRLLGLSVPLVVFTVLIAWPGLLPQIEIAAETQWALLGALAVLCCIGLLLLSRFTLWKDIDGLLRSLVHNSSSLLTALGWTVSAHTCLYASVWCLALSLGINAPLLYIVVGCVCGLILQIVPLNVGGLGAGEAAGVFVYSFLGFAMHDAVLLALLPYLFRVGTAVCGGIWEWLNGIRHARAAFK; encoded by the coding sequence ATGACAAGGTTCCGGCATCATCGGTACTGGCGCCCGCTGGCTGTGGTCGCCAAGGTTGGCCTTCCACCAGTGGTACTGATATGGTTGGCCTGGACCCTTACAGTGGATCAACGCTTTTCCGGGCTGCGCTTTGACTGGCCCATGGCGGTTTTGGCCGTGGCTCTCTATATTGGGGCACTCTTCTCCAATGCCTTCCGTCTCTCGCTCGTGGTCCGGTCTCTATGCGGACGGCTCAAAGTCTTCGAGGCTTGGAGGATATGCCTGCAGTCGGCATTCTACTTCGTCTTTGTACCACTTTCCGCCGGATTCGACGTGGCACGCTTTGCCAAAATATCGGCGCTGGATTCAGGCTTGAAGCGGCCGAGCATCATCGGTGCCCTGCTCATCGACCGCCTTCTTGGCCTGTCTGTCCCGCTTGTCGTCTTCACTGTCTTGATAGCATGGCCCGGTTTGTTGCCGCAGATAGAGATTGCCGCGGAAACACAGTGGGCGCTTCTTGGCGCACTGGCTGTTCTTTGTTGCATCGGCTTATTGCTGTTGAGCAGATTCACTCTTTGGAAGGACATTGATGGCCTTCTACGAAGCCTTGTCCACAATTCGTCGTCTTTGCTTACAGCCTTGGGGTGGACTGTTTCCGCCCATACATGCCTCTACGCCTCGGTCTGGTGCCTGGCACTGTCTTTGGGAATCAATGCGCCTCTTCTCTACATTGTCGTCGGGTGCGTGTGCGGACTGATTCTCCAAATTGTCCCCCTGAATGTCGGCGGACTTGGCGCGGGGGAAGCTGCTGGGGTTTTTGTGTACAGTTTTTTGGGTTTCGCCATGCACGACGCCGTCCTGCTGGCCCTCCTCCCATATCTTTTTCGGGTTGGCACCGCCGTTTGCGGCGGCATATGGGAATGGCTGAATGGGATTCGCCATGCTCGCGCCGCATTCAAATAG
- a CDS encoding class I SAM-dependent methyltransferase, with protein sequence MNPRDKTYSSSIEEATNYMEWLADMARPHLGERVLEVGFGHGALNRKLGPFKEYLGVDLDDDAVEQARQTHPGEEYLAADIAGQRFTEALGERRFDTILCYNVLEHVPDDAAALGNMMRALRPQGRLVLFVPAMPTLYGDLDRLAGHHRRYTLSVLATLLSDLGSVVRLEYVNPLGGIGWWANSFRKHRSLDSASVNWQICVFDKYGVPLSRALTPLFAKFFGQSILCVVKK encoded by the coding sequence ATGAATCCTCGCGACAAAACCTATTCTTCAAGCATTGAAGAGGCGACAAATTACATGGAGTGGCTGGCCGACATGGCCCGGCCGCACCTGGGAGAGAGGGTTCTTGAGGTGGGATTCGGACACGGTGCTTTGAACCGAAAACTTGGCCCGTTCAAGGAGTATCTTGGCGTGGACCTGGACGACGATGCTGTGGAGCAGGCTCGACAGACGCATCCAGGGGAAGAGTACCTGGCGGCCGACATAGCCGGGCAGCGGTTCACTGAAGCTCTGGGCGAGCGTCGGTTTGACACTATACTGTGCTACAACGTGCTCGAGCATGTCCCCGATGATGCCGCTGCCCTGGGAAACATGATGCGCGCACTGAGGCCCCAAGGGCGGCTGGTGCTCTTTGTTCCGGCCATGCCGACTCTCTATGGGGATCTCGACCGGCTGGCTGGTCACCACAGGCGCTACACCCTTTCCGTTCTCGCGACCCTGCTGTCTGATCTAGGTAGCGTTGTCCGGCTTGAATACGTCAACCCCCTGGGCGGAATCGGCTGGTGGGCAAACTCCTTTCGGAAACACCGCAGCCTGGACTCGGCCAGCGTTAACTGGCAGATTTGCGTATTCGACAAGTATGGCGTTCCCTTGTCCCGAGCGTTGACGCCCCTGTTCGCCAAGTTTTTTGGCCAATCCATTCTCTGTGTGGTGAAAAAATGA
- a CDS encoding sulfotransferase domain-containing protein gives MLCKDACTVVSYPKSGRTWLEQLFIGLACSRSGRTAHAGDTYQHLASKCGMPMIRFTHAGSSWESGSRDAREILRTIHRSYAKKEFVLLVRDPRDVLVSSYYHMVHRTGIPTLEVNDMIDSPLVGLPKLVAFMNHWWDYTLEHGGPDQVVRYEELRANTIATFERICGCVGISAAKTELADAVENANFEKLKARERRSDGSNPWLTALDVKNEASYKMRKGRVGEYREFFSEEQQERIDSYIKATLRDGLGYK, from the coding sequence ATGTTGTGCAAGGATGCCTGCACTGTAGTGTCGTATCCCAAATCCGGCCGGACCTGGCTCGAACAGTTGTTCATCGGGTTAGCCTGTTCGCGCTCCGGGCGCACCGCCCATGCAGGTGACACATATCAGCATTTGGCGAGCAAGTGTGGCATGCCCATGATCCGGTTCACTCACGCCGGGTCCTCATGGGAGAGCGGAAGCCGGGACGCTCGGGAAATCCTCCGCACCATCCACCGCAGCTACGCGAAAAAGGAATTCGTCCTCCTGGTTCGCGATCCTCGCGATGTCCTCGTGAGCAGTTACTACCACATGGTGCACCGCACGGGCATACCCACTCTCGAAGTGAACGACATGATTGATAGCCCCCTGGTGGGTCTCCCCAAGCTGGTGGCATTCATGAACCACTGGTGGGACTACACCCTTGAACACGGCGGCCCTGACCAAGTCGTTCGCTACGAGGAATTACGGGCAAACACCATTGCCACCTTTGAAAGGATATGCGGTTGCGTAGGAATTTCCGCTGCAAAGACCGAATTGGCTGATGCTGTGGAAAACGCAAATTTCGAGAAACTCAAGGCCAGAGAACGCAGGAGCGATGGTTCCAACCCTTGGCTGACCGCACTCGACGTGAAAAACGAAGCTTCATACAAAATGCGCAAAGGCCGGGTGGGAGAATATCGGGAATTTTTCTCCGAAGAACAGCAGGAGCGGATCGACAGCTACATAAAAGCGACTCTGCGAGACGGCCTGGGATACAAATGA
- a CDS encoding glycosyltransferase family 2 protein, producing the protein MISIVIPAYNEEEAVSYCVRHIISVLDAADVGPYEVLVVADGCTDATAANAASAGARVVTHLQNQGYGRSLKSGIEMAKYDTIVITDADGTYPTERIPELLELYRKGYDMVVAQRTGQYYKESWIKNPLRKSLRFLVEFISGKRIPDINSGLRIFSKKMAVTFFDRLCDGFSFTTSITLAYFMNAKTVAYLPVEYHKRIGKTKVRLFSDSLRTIQYVIQAVTYYDPLKIFLLLSLATLSVSAVCFLMTLALSLVSTFYIGVGGVIASILIFAMGLLADLLKQIMDK; encoded by the coding sequence ATGATCAGTATCGTTATCCCGGCCTATAACGAGGAGGAGGCTGTCTCCTACTGCGTGAGGCACATTATCAGCGTGTTGGACGCAGCGGATGTGGGACCGTATGAAGTGCTCGTGGTGGCGGACGGCTGTACGGACGCGACAGCGGCCAATGCCGCATCGGCTGGCGCAAGGGTGGTCACCCATCTGCAGAACCAGGGCTATGGACGCTCGCTCAAGAGCGGAATCGAAATGGCGAAATATGACACTATCGTCATCACGGATGCCGACGGGACCTATCCAACGGAGCGAATCCCAGAGCTGCTGGAACTCTACCGGAAGGGGTACGACATGGTCGTAGCCCAGCGAACGGGGCAATACTACAAGGAATCCTGGATAAAAAACCCACTGAGAAAGTCCCTGCGATTCCTGGTGGAGTTCATCTCCGGCAAGAGAATACCTGACATCAACTCCGGCCTTCGAATCTTCTCAAAAAAAATGGCAGTCACTTTTTTTGACCGACTGTGTGACGGGTTCAGCTTCACCACATCCATCACTCTCGCCTATTTTATGAACGCCAAGACAGTAGCCTACCTTCCTGTAGAATATCACAAACGCATAGGGAAAACCAAAGTTCGCCTGTTTTCCGATTCGTTGCGAACAATCCAATACGTGATTCAGGCGGTGACATATTACGATCCGCTGAAAATTTTTCTTCTTCTCTCGCTGGCGACTCTAAGCGTTTCAGCCGTCTGCTTTCTCATGACCTTGGCGCTCAGCCTGGTGTCGACGTTTTACATCGGCGTGGGCGGTGTCATCGCGTCCATTCTGATCTTTGCCATGGGGCTTTTGGCTGATTTGCTCAAACAAATAATGGACAAATAA
- the asnB gene encoding asparagine synthase (glutamine-hydrolyzing) — MCGICGRFSTADQPTRETVRRMAERMTHRGPDAQGVWNEGPICLGHRRLSIIDPSSEANQPMLDASGRAAITYNGEVYNFKELRQELEGLGATFATDCDTEVVLAAYLAWGPSCLSRFVGMFALAIYDRKERTLFLARDRFGEKPLYYHRLATGGIVFASELPSLIEDPSVPRAVSARGLSQFLSLGYTLTSSSILDAVEKLPPAHYMLVRADGTQETVKWWDYASFFRCPSPFASMDEAAEAMAALLRDAVAGQLVSDVPLGGYLSGGIDSSAIVHAMCQLRDPDLNHIFSIGFNEKGYSELDQARFVAEVLGVRYSEAVVDTALSSRLPELVRATGEPFADSSLLPTGLLAEFARRDVKVCLSGDGGDELFAGYETYLADRLRSMTAWVPSGFVKSLGKLVEAVWPADQGKVSLNYKVKQFLCGHGLSAERAHYHWRTLFSEQGKRHLLRPEFATAVTAHDPFDDFAAFHEEAQGIDFLGQSLFVDAKTWLANDILVKADRASMAFSLECRVPFLDHRLAELAASLPSRWKLAGLDKKALLKRAMASRLPKQVVRAKKRGFNAPVSPWFSSPGFLGDLTPEFLAGDWFRADAVAALMAEHKDGHQDNGLKLLALATCQMWRNEVCPDASLDLICQ, encoded by the coding sequence ATGTGCGGTATCTGCGGAAGATTCAGTACGGCGGATCAGCCCACCCGGGAAACCGTGAGGCGGATGGCGGAAAGAATGACCCATCGCGGACCAGACGCTCAAGGCGTTTGGAACGAAGGGCCCATCTGCCTCGGCCACAGACGGCTTTCCATCATCGATCCGTCCAGCGAGGCCAACCAGCCCATGCTCGACGCCTCGGGGCGGGCTGCCATCACCTACAACGGCGAGGTCTACAACTTTAAGGAGTTGCGCCAAGAGCTTGAAGGGCTGGGCGCAACCTTTGCCACGGATTGCGACACAGAGGTTGTTCTTGCCGCCTACCTCGCATGGGGGCCATCTTGCCTCTCCCGTTTTGTCGGCATGTTCGCCCTCGCCATCTATGATCGCAAGGAACGGACGCTCTTCCTGGCTCGCGATCGCTTTGGGGAAAAGCCTCTATATTATCATCGGCTAGCAACTGGCGGCATTGTCTTTGCCTCGGAACTCCCCTCCCTCATCGAAGACCCCTCGGTGCCCAGGGCCGTATCTGCCCGAGGGTTGAGCCAGTTCCTTTCCCTGGGGTATACCCTGACCTCGTCGAGCATTCTTGACGCGGTGGAAAAACTGCCTCCCGCGCATTATATGCTCGTTCGGGCAGACGGCACGCAAGAGACTGTCAAATGGTGGGACTACGCTTCTTTTTTTCGCTGCCCCTCCCCTTTTGCGTCCATGGATGAAGCCGCCGAGGCCATGGCTGCCCTGCTTCGGGATGCGGTAGCCGGGCAGTTGGTCAGTGATGTCCCTCTGGGCGGCTACCTCTCCGGGGGAATCGATTCTTCTGCCATTGTCCATGCCATGTGCCAACTGCGGGACCCGGATCTCAACCACATCTTTTCCATCGGATTCAACGAGAAAGGATACAGCGAACTCGATCAGGCCCGCTTCGTGGCCGAGGTTCTTGGAGTTCGCTATTCGGAAGCGGTGGTGGACACGGCTCTTTCCTCCCGGCTGCCTGAGCTTGTTCGAGCAACCGGAGAGCCCTTTGCGGACAGCTCCCTGCTGCCCACGGGGCTCCTGGCTGAATTTGCCAGACGGGACGTTAAGGTGTGCCTCTCTGGCGATGGCGGCGATGAACTTTTTGCAGGCTACGAGACATACCTTGCCGACAGGTTGCGATCCATGACCGCCTGGGTTCCCTCTGGCTTTGTCAAGTCGCTGGGAAAACTTGTGGAAGCTGTTTGGCCTGCGGACCAGGGCAAGGTGAGCCTCAACTACAAGGTAAAGCAGTTCTTGTGCGGGCACGGCCTCAGTGCCGAACGGGCGCATTATCACTGGCGCACCCTCTTTTCCGAGCAGGGGAAGCGCCATCTGCTGCGCCCGGAATTTGCAACGGCCGTCACCGCGCACGATCCCTTTGACGACTTCGCCGCCTTCCACGAGGAGGCTCAAGGGATAGATTTTCTTGGGCAAAGCCTGTTTGTGGACGCCAAGACGTGGCTTGCCAACGACATCCTCGTCAAGGCAGACAGAGCATCAATGGCCTTTTCTCTCGAATGTCGGGTTCCTTTTCTGGACCATCGCCTGGCCGAGCTGGCTGCCTCGCTGCCTTCGCGCTGGAAGTTGGCCGGTCTGGACAAAAAAGCCCTGCTCAAACGGGCCATGGCCTCGCGGTTGCCGAAGCAGGTCGTTCGTGCGAAAAAAAGAGGCTTCAACGCCCCGGTGTCTCCATGGTTCTCCTCGCCGGGCTTTCTAGGCGATTTGACGCCGGAATTCCTCGCGGGAGACTGGTTCCGGGCAGACGCAGTGGCAGCACTGATGGCTGAACACAAGGACGGTCATCAAGACAACGGGTTGAAGCTGCTTGCCCTGGCCACTTGTCAAATGTGGCGTAACGAGGTGTGTCCCGACGCATCGCTGGACCTGATATGCCAATGA
- the cbiQ gene encoding cobalt ECF transporter T component CbiQ, which yields MNLPDGQTDSRRGVLARMDTRVKLLLALGLLPLLISLQGVASLALALALSAALLVWARRPTRQIFYRLAYANIFFVFLFAALSLTYPAKELGEWHFLSLDGVRLACGIALKGNAMLLVLLSLVASSSVPELAGALQRLRVPQKLVLLLTYTYRQVFIIAEEMDRMRQSAAARCFRPGLRLHVYRTFGYLLAQSLVRSLDRGQRIHEAMLMRGFVGRFPHLQTSGRVGVLEICLGGLLLGLGLGLVVLDRMVVS from the coding sequence ATGAATCTGCCTGACGGCCAGACCGACTCCCGGCGAGGGGTGCTTGCCAGGATGGACACCCGCGTCAAGCTGCTCCTGGCGCTTGGGTTATTGCCTCTCCTCATATCCCTGCAGGGCGTTGCAAGTCTTGCACTGGCTTTGGCTTTGTCCGCCGCGCTTCTGGTCTGGGCCAGGAGGCCGACCCGGCAGATATTTTACAGGTTGGCGTATGCAAATATCTTCTTTGTGTTCCTTTTTGCGGCCCTCTCCCTGACCTATCCGGCCAAGGAGTTGGGAGAGTGGCATTTCCTCAGCCTGGACGGTGTGCGCCTCGCCTGTGGCATTGCTCTCAAGGGCAACGCCATGCTGCTGGTGCTGCTGAGTCTCGTTGCCAGCAGTTCCGTTCCTGAACTTGCCGGTGCCCTGCAGCGGTTGCGGGTTCCCCAAAAGCTCGTCCTGCTCCTGACCTACACCTACCGGCAGGTGTTCATCATCGCCGAGGAAATGGATCGCATGCGTCAATCCGCTGCGGCCCGTTGCTTTCGGCCCGGGCTGCGCCTGCATGTCTACCGGACATTCGGTTATTTGCTGGCCCAATCCCTGGTTCGGAGTCTGGACCGCGGGCAGCGCATCCACGAGGCCATGCTCATGCGCGGCTTTGTCGGCCGTTTTCCGCATCTGCAAACAAGCGGCCGGGTCGGGGTCCTTGAGATATGTCTTGGGGGGCTTCTGCTTGGCCTGGGACTCGGACTGGTGGTCCTGGACAGGATGGTAGTGTCTTGA